One genomic segment of Catalinimonas alkaloidigena includes these proteins:
- a CDS encoding serine hydrolase domain-containing protein — MKSLKIKNLLLPVLFFISYSLVAQQLPIIDIQKAGFSEERLARLSDYLNQEIEEGELVGAVSLIVRNEATAHFQSYGASHLSDQSPMQKDQLFFIQSMTKPIISVAFMMLFEEGHFDLNDPLEDYLPAFADMQVQTSENEADSLDEPIRIWHLLSHTAGLSHGLGGSALDKKYREALYMQQHQNIEARVDVLPALPLVGQPGEQWYYSAAPDVLSLLIEQFSGMSTAEFLQTRIFDPLGMEDTGYNVAEDQKERVVGLHFKNQDGELTVSERQTPTSGNTVYGGTHGLFSTARDYMRFCRMLLNKGALDGQRLLSPKTVELMTVNHVNDLYGEGYGFGLGFSVRTDLADPRALGSVGTFGWSGAFNTYFFIDPKEELAGILMTQFAPYTNFYNNKFQQLVYQAIIE; from the coding sequence ATGAAATCTCTTAAGATTAAAAATTTACTGCTGCCAGTCTTATTTTTCATCAGCTATTCCCTAGTAGCACAGCAGCTACCTATAATTGATATCCAGAAAGCAGGGTTTTCGGAAGAAAGACTTGCCCGCTTATCCGATTATCTAAATCAGGAAATAGAAGAAGGAGAGCTGGTGGGAGCTGTAAGCTTAATCGTTAGAAATGAGGCTACCGCCCACTTTCAGAGCTATGGCGCCAGCCATTTGTCAGACCAAAGTCCAATGCAAAAAGACCAGCTCTTTTTTATACAGTCTATGACCAAACCCATCATCAGTGTGGCCTTTATGATGTTGTTTGAGGAAGGCCACTTTGATCTGAATGATCCCCTTGAAGATTACCTTCCCGCCTTTGCTGATATGCAGGTACAAACTTCGGAAAATGAAGCAGACAGTCTGGATGAGCCTATTAGGATCTGGCACCTCCTAAGCCATACCGCCGGCTTGTCCCACGGTTTGGGAGGCAGTGCGCTGGACAAAAAATACCGTGAAGCATTATATATGCAGCAACATCAAAATATTGAAGCCCGCGTGGATGTCCTGCCTGCGCTCCCCCTGGTCGGTCAGCCGGGTGAACAATGGTATTACAGTGCCGCACCCGATGTGTTATCCCTGCTCATTGAGCAGTTTTCCGGTATGAGCACTGCCGAATTTTTACAAACACGTATTTTTGACCCACTGGGCATGGAAGATACCGGCTATAATGTAGCGGAAGATCAAAAAGAGCGTGTGGTCGGTTTACACTTCAAAAACCAGGATGGGGAACTAACCGTCAGTGAAAGGCAAACACCAACTTCAGGAAATACTGTTTATGGAGGTACCCATGGTCTTTTTTCCACTGCCAGAGATTATATGCGTTTTTGCCGGATGCTGCTAAACAAAGGAGCCTTGGATGGGCAGCGGCTACTAAGTCCTAAAACTGTAGAACTGATGACCGTCAATCATGTAAATGACCTCTATGGTGAAGGTTATGGCTTTGGGTTAGGTTTTTCAGTTCGCACTGATCTGGCTGACCCCAGGGCCTTAGGCTCAGTGGGTACCTTTGGCTGGTCAGGCGCTTTCAACACTTACTTTTTTATTGACCCTAAGGAAGAGTTGGCAGGCATTCTTATGACGCAGTTCGCACCCTACACCAATTTTTATAATAATAAATTTCAACAGCTTGTATATCAGGCTATTATTGAATAA
- a CDS encoding serine O-acetyltransferase, with amino-acid sequence MDSLFAKRLYHSHQECTKCPSTKAIITFYHELMGVLFPPYAQENVGSFEDFEERIRAMKLDMGKILYNNLIHEGDQTENIANAFFQAVPEIYDSLQKDIDATFEGDPAAQTRDEVVRAYPGFYAIAAYRIAHKLHELGVKSIPRLITEYAHSITSIDIHPKATIGEYFCIDHGTGVVIGETTIIGNYVKIYQGVTLGALSVNKEDASVKRHPTIEDHVVVYSGATILGGNTVIGHHSVVGGNVWLTRSIPPHSKVYYQAQMHNSEQGQTDLIIFK; translated from the coding sequence ATGGATTCATTATTTGCTAAAAGGTTGTATCACTCTCATCAGGAATGCACCAAATGTCCTTCTACTAAAGCAATTATTACTTTTTACCACGAACTTATGGGCGTGCTCTTTCCGCCCTATGCACAGGAAAATGTAGGTTCTTTTGAGGATTTTGAAGAAAGAATTCGTGCGATGAAGCTTGATATGGGTAAAATCCTGTATAATAACTTAATCCATGAAGGGGATCAAACCGAAAATATAGCAAATGCTTTCTTTCAGGCTGTTCCCGAAATTTATGATAGCTTACAGAAGGATATTGACGCTACATTTGAAGGTGACCCTGCTGCCCAAACCAGGGATGAGGTAGTACGTGCTTACCCTGGGTTCTACGCGATTGCAGCCTACAGAATAGCCCATAAGCTTCATGAGCTGGGTGTAAAAAGTATTCCCAGATTGATTACCGAGTATGCCCATAGCATTACCAGCATTGACATACACCCCAAAGCTACCATTGGTGAATATTTTTGCATAGACCACGGCACCGGGGTAGTAATTGGTGAGACTACGATCATTGGGAATTATGTGAAAATTTACCAGGGTGTAACATTAGGTGCCTTGAGTGTGAATAAGGAAGATGCCAGCGTCAAGCGTCACCCTACGATTGAAGATCACGTAGTCGTCTACTCCGGGGCAACTATTCTTGGAGGAAACACCGTGATCGGCCATCACTCGGTAGTGGGTGGAAACGTATGGCTTACCCGCTCTATTCCGCCTCACTCCAAAGTCTACTATCAGGCACAAATGCACAATAGTGAGCAAGGACAAACAGATTTAATTATTTTTAAATAA
- the cysM gene encoding cysteine synthase CysM, whose protein sequence is MTLFDLIGNTPLVKLEYISQYKNISIYGKLEGQNPGGSVKDRAAYGMIKGALDRGEIKKGDRLVEATSGNTGIALAMIAQSMGVHMTLLMPENATQERIQAMKAYGAKVVLTPADKTIEYSRQLAEEMAVNEGYFMLNQFANPDNYGMHYQTTGPEIWRDTEGKVTHFVSAMGTTGTIMGVSRYLKEKNPDIQIVGTQPTEGSSIPGIRRWSPEYLPKIFERERVDRIIDVSEEEARVMARRLAKEEAILSGMSSGGALQAALKLAEELEEGVIVFIVCDRGDRYLSSDLFD, encoded by the coding sequence ATGACCCTTTTTGACCTGATCGGTAATACCCCCTTAGTAAAACTTGAGTATATCTCTCAATATAAAAATATATCCATCTATGGGAAGCTTGAAGGCCAAAACCCCGGGGGAAGTGTAAAAGACAGGGCTGCTTACGGGATGATCAAAGGAGCACTAGACAGAGGAGAAATCAAGAAGGGAGACAGACTGGTAGAGGCCACCAGCGGCAATACCGGCATCGCACTTGCCATGATCGCGCAATCCATGGGTGTACACATGACCTTACTTATGCCGGAGAACGCTACCCAGGAACGTATACAGGCCATGAAAGCCTACGGCGCCAAGGTGGTACTGACTCCCGCTGATAAAACGATTGAATACTCACGTCAGCTTGCGGAAGAAATGGCTGTGAATGAAGGTTACTTTATGCTTAACCAATTTGCCAACCCTGACAACTATGGGATGCATTATCAAACTACCGGCCCGGAAATCTGGCGCGATACTGAGGGTAAAGTAACACATTTTGTATCAGCCATGGGTACTACCGGTACCATTATGGGCGTATCACGTTATCTCAAAGAAAAAAATCCCGATATACAGATTGTAGGTACACAACCTACCGAAGGGTCCAGCATACCGGGCATTCGTCGCTGGTCACCTGAGTACTTACCCAAAATCTTTGAGCGTGAACGGGTGGATAGAATCATTGATGTAAGTGAAGAAGAAGCGCGGGTGATGGCTCGTCGGTTGGCCAAAGAGGAGGCGATACTTTCCGGCATGAGCAGCGGGGGCGCTTTGCAGGCGGCTTTAAAATTAGCCGAAGAACTTGAAGAAGGCGTGATCGTCTTCATCGTCTGCGACCGTGGCGACCGCTACCTAAGCTCTGACCTGTTTGATTAA
- the proB gene encoding glutamate 5-kinase, giving the protein MRNHKVVVKIGSNVITRSNGEVNTGLLQSLCSQLASLHQLGYSPILVSSGAVAAGRGRFNLEKKTDPVTQRQLLAAIGQTHLMNTYSRILMEFQLSCAQVLVTKEDFRDRMHYLNMRNCLEGMLAHGVVPIINENDVVSVTELMFTDNDELAGLVAAMVDAPTLIILSNVAGIYDRNPKEPEAQLLKTVDRSMDLSEMVSMEKSDFGRGGMLTKAAMAQKLADMGISVHIAGGHTERIIERIVKGDEVGTRFIPEKKVTGVKRWLGHAVGYASGGACVNAGAKKALVNSERATSLLPVGVVKIEGEFERNDIINLKDEAGQSFGLGKAQYDAERARQLMGNQGQKPLVHYDYLYLFP; this is encoded by the coding sequence TTGAGAAATCATAAAGTAGTCGTCAAAATTGGTTCTAACGTCATCACCCGTAGCAATGGTGAAGTCAATACAGGTCTTTTGCAGTCACTCTGCAGTCAGTTGGCCAGCCTGCATCAGTTAGGGTATTCACCTATTCTGGTTTCTTCGGGCGCAGTGGCAGCGGGAAGAGGAAGGTTTAATTTGGAGAAAAAAACAGATCCCGTTACCCAGCGACAACTATTGGCAGCAATAGGCCAGACTCATCTGATGAACACCTATAGCCGCATTCTGATGGAATTTCAGCTTAGCTGCGCTCAGGTATTGGTAACCAAAGAAGATTTTCGTGACCGCATGCATTACCTCAACATGCGCAACTGCCTGGAAGGCATGCTGGCCCATGGGGTAGTCCCCATCATCAATGAGAATGATGTAGTATCTGTCACCGAACTTATGTTTACTGATAATGACGAACTTGCCGGACTGGTTGCCGCTATGGTAGATGCTCCGACGCTGATTATCCTTTCCAATGTGGCAGGGATCTATGATCGTAACCCTAAGGAGCCTGAGGCGCAATTGCTTAAAACGGTAGATCGTAGCATGGATTTAAGCGAGATGGTAAGCATGGAGAAATCAGACTTTGGCCGGGGGGGAATGCTTACCAAAGCTGCTATGGCACAGAAGCTGGCTGATATGGGAATAAGTGTTCACATTGCGGGAGGTCATACTGAGCGTATCATTGAGCGTATTGTAAAAGGAGATGAAGTAGGCACCCGTTTCATCCCTGAAAAGAAAGTAACCGGCGTAAAACGTTGGCTGGGCCATGCCGTAGGCTATGCAAGTGGTGGTGCCTGTGTAAACGCCGGAGCCAAGAAAGCTTTGGTGAATTCTGAAAGGGCTACCAGCTTATTACCTGTCGGCGTGGTGAAGATAGAAGGGGAGTTTGAGAGAAACGATATTATCAATCTTAAGGACGAAGCAGGGCAGAGCTTTGGGCTGGGCAAAGCACAGTATGACGCAGAACGAGCCAGACAACTGATGGGAAATCAGGGACAAAAGCCCCTGGTACATTATGACTATCTGTATTTGTTTCCTTGA
- a CDS encoding PadR family transcriptional regulator: MKDISGHKMLIKEHALYPALHKLLDDGFLEVEKVYIGKRVRTYYKLTRQGEVQKEAQFAELHEFLKTIQYIVFPQFNTVNA, encoded by the coding sequence GTGAAGGACATATCAGGTCATAAAATGTTGATTAAAGAGCACGCGCTCTATCCTGCCCTGCACAAACTGCTTGACGATGGGTTTTTAGAAGTTGAAAAAGTTTATATTGGTAAACGGGTTCGTACATACTATAAACTCACCCGGCAGGGAGAAGTGCAGAAAGAGGCTCAGTTCGCTGAATTACACGAATTTCTGAAAACTATTCAGTACATTGTTTTTCCTCAGTTCAATACTGTTAATGCATAA
- a CDS encoding FG-GAP repeat domain-containing protein, which produces MRTQQPIYTLSYFVQVSLTFLLLLFTSGVSSSCESPASTTQSTNEQIEQASDEIETEHIIIGHLGAQHLANLVYRKGADGDKLVGWGRTPITEWPMGSASKQVVVQENPEHRYSNGGCAMDLDGDGVDEIVVARGHISNLKNAKLMWFDEVEGKQHWQGYEIASLWEQGFSAPHDIEPYIFENAEGEQTKAVIANKSRREMYMFVVPEDPAQAWNTYHIGSFPHRNQSGIEIIDINDDGRPDIVSGMFWIEAPENPAQDNWEFHQFGNWENDDWQWAGMNKHGVADFDGDGRLEIVVSEAEIPDARLSLFDPETGKLESTWSQHPIDSGLDAPHSLVVLDLNGDEKPDFLVGEMTAGGWDFPYNPNPKIYAYINQGNMQFDKTVFSEGWGVHEMRILPKKLEGKTVIYAADEIQPQKFNAMNTHVSYWMIASP; this is translated from the coding sequence ATGAGAACACAACAACCTATTTACACATTGAGCTATTTTGTACAGGTCTCACTTACTTTTCTCTTACTTCTATTCACTTCCGGTGTTAGTAGTAGCTGCGAGTCTCCGGCTTCTACAACGCAATCCACAAATGAACAGATAGAGCAAGCATCTGATGAGATTGAGACTGAGCATATCATCATCGGACATTTGGGAGCACAGCATCTGGCTAACCTGGTCTACCGTAAGGGAGCAGATGGTGATAAGCTGGTGGGTTGGGGACGCACCCCCATTACCGAATGGCCTATGGGTTCAGCTTCAAAGCAAGTAGTAGTCCAAGAGAACCCGGAGCATAGGTACTCCAACGGAGGTTGTGCAATGGACCTGGATGGTGATGGTGTAGATGAAATTGTAGTAGCCCGTGGACATATTTCTAACCTCAAAAATGCCAAGCTGATGTGGTTTGATGAAGTGGAGGGAAAACAACATTGGCAAGGATACGAAATCGCCAGCCTCTGGGAGCAGGGCTTTTCCGCACCTCACGACATTGAGCCTTATATTTTTGAAAATGCTGAAGGAGAACAAACCAAAGCGGTCATTGCCAATAAGTCCAGAAGAGAGATGTATATGTTTGTCGTTCCTGAAGATCCGGCACAGGCATGGAACACTTACCATATAGGTTCTTTTCCCCACAGGAATCAGTCAGGCATAGAAATCATTGACATCAATGATGATGGGAGACCAGACATCGTGAGTGGCATGTTCTGGATTGAAGCTCCTGAAAATCCTGCGCAGGACAACTGGGAATTTCATCAGTTTGGTAATTGGGAAAATGATGACTGGCAATGGGCAGGCATGAACAAACATGGGGTAGCTGACTTTGACGGTGACGGCAGGCTGGAAATTGTAGTCTCTGAAGCAGAAATTCCTGATGCCCGCCTAAGCCTCTTTGACCCTGAAACCGGAAAACTAGAAAGTACCTGGAGTCAACATCCTATTGACAGTGGCCTGGATGCGCCTCACAGCCTGGTGGTGCTGGACCTGAATGGAGATGAAAAGCCTGATTTTCTGGTTGGTGAAATGACTGCCGGAGGTTGGGATTTTCCTTATAATCCTAATCCTAAAATTTACGCCTATATCAATCAGGGAAATATGCAGTTTGACAAAACTGTCTTTTCCGAGGGCTGGGGCGTACACGAAATGCGCATCTTACCCAAAAAGCTTGAAGGTAAAACAGTAATCTATGCCGCTGATGAAATCCAGCCGCAGAAATTCAATGCTATGAATACCCATGTGAGTTACTGGATGATTGCTTCACCCTGA
- a CDS encoding OprO/OprP family phosphate-selective porin, with protein MIIKLCTSLVCAFCVCTFHAALAFQDKGSLEKDSLATQIEYTSKGFQFTAPNNKFQLQIGGRLQFRFATPNDQDPITFADFDPERKTVFKINRARLKVGGHTFHPWLRYYFEYELGASRLLDFRFMIEKWPWLSFKLGQWKTEYTRERVISSGNQQMMERSIINRPFTVDRQQGISVYGHIQMSKVADFNYNLAVLTGTGINARVNDDENLMYTARVQWNFLGEAVPMIGSDLEVREEPLASVAVAGVTNRSRYTRFSSSGGGNLTDFEIGEAGQYSVNQWLFETAFMYRSFSWHSEMHLKNIDDHINQTFTQLRGGFWQAGYVLNHEAATTKPLFEPAFRYAIFQPSIGFPQYAREEFSLALNCFFSRHANKLTADVTYFEFEEGEVDTSHQSWRFRVQYEVSF; from the coding sequence ATGATTATTAAACTATGCACAAGTTTAGTATGTGCTTTTTGCGTATGCACTTTTCACGCTGCCCTGGCTTTTCAAGATAAAGGTAGCCTTGAAAAAGATTCGCTGGCTACGCAGATTGAGTATACCTCAAAAGGCTTTCAGTTTACAGCACCTAACAACAAATTTCAGTTGCAGATCGGAGGCAGACTTCAGTTCAGGTTTGCCACGCCTAACGATCAGGACCCGATCACGTTTGCGGACTTTGACCCGGAACGGAAAACGGTTTTTAAAATCAATCGCGCACGTCTGAAGGTAGGAGGGCATACCTTTCACCCCTGGCTGAGGTATTATTTTGAGTACGAATTAGGGGCTTCAAGGTTGCTGGACTTCAGGTTCATGATAGAGAAATGGCCCTGGCTGAGTTTTAAATTAGGCCAATGGAAGACTGAGTATACCCGGGAGAGGGTAATTTCCAGCGGCAATCAGCAAATGATGGAACGCTCTATCATCAACCGTCCCTTTACCGTAGACAGGCAACAAGGGATCTCGGTATATGGACATATTCAAATGTCTAAAGTAGCCGACTTTAACTATAACCTGGCGGTGCTTACCGGAACGGGCATCAATGCACGTGTAAATGATGACGAAAACCTGATGTATACTGCCCGTGTTCAGTGGAATTTTTTAGGAGAAGCAGTACCCATGATTGGCTCAGACCTGGAAGTTCGCGAAGAACCTCTGGCTTCAGTGGCAGTGGCTGGTGTAACCAACAGGAGTAGGTATACCCGATTTTCTTCTTCAGGAGGAGGAAACCTGACTGATTTTGAGATAGGGGAAGCCGGTCAGTATAGCGTAAACCAGTGGTTATTTGAGACGGCCTTCATGTACCGTTCATTCAGCTGGCATAGTGAGATGCACCTAAAAAACATAGATGATCATATAAATCAAACATTTACTCAATTGAGAGGAGGGTTCTGGCAGGCAGGCTATGTGCTGAATCACGAAGCTGCCACTACGAAGCCACTATTTGAACCAGCATTTCGTTATGCGATTTTCCAGCCCTCTATTGGTTTTCCTCAATATGCCAGAGAAGAGTTTTCTTTAGCCTTAAATTGCTTCTTCAGCAGACATGCGAATAAGCTGACTGCAGATGTAACTTATTTTGAATTTGAGGAAGGTGAAGTGGATACCTCTCATCAAAGCTGGCGATTTAGGGTACAGTATGAAGTTTCCTTTTAA
- a CDS encoding MBL fold metallo-hydrolase gives MKILCSLVSMMLVSGLLTAQDKISTDQGDLTVNPVLHSTMVLEWDDKTIYTDPYGGAEAFSSFDAPDLVLITDIHGDHLNAETLSALDLSATELIAPQAVIDQLGDVTFKETHALANGEETNWQSIGVEAVPMYNLPETEDSRHPKGRGNGYILSMGGKRIYISGDTEDIPEMRALEDIDVAFVCMNLPYTMDIKQAADAVLEFKPDVVYPFHFRGGGGQFSDVEAFKKLVNEGDQDIEVRLGEWYPAN, from the coding sequence ATGAAAATACTTTGCAGCTTGGTAAGCATGATGTTAGTCTCCGGATTGTTGACCGCCCAGGATAAAATCTCCACTGATCAAGGAGATCTTACGGTCAATCCTGTGCTACACAGTACGATGGTGCTGGAGTGGGATGACAAAACAATTTACACTGACCCTTATGGCGGAGCAGAAGCTTTTTCCTCATTTGATGCTCCTGACCTCGTACTGATCACTGATATTCATGGAGATCATTTGAATGCGGAAACCTTATCCGCTTTAGATCTTTCAGCTACAGAGCTAATTGCCCCTCAGGCGGTGATTGATCAGCTGGGAGATGTGACATTTAAAGAAACTCATGCCCTGGCCAATGGAGAAGAAACCAATTGGCAGTCTATTGGCGTAGAAGCAGTGCCCATGTATAACCTACCAGAAACCGAAGATTCCCGTCATCCTAAAGGCAGAGGAAACGGCTACATACTCTCAATGGGAGGCAAGCGTATCTATATCTCCGGCGATACCGAAGATATCCCTGAGATGCGCGCTTTAGAAGACATAGATGTAGCTTTTGTCTGCATGAACCTGCCTTATACCATGGACATTAAGCAGGCAGCGGATGCTGTGCTGGAATTTAAACCTGATGTTGTATATCCTTTTCATTTTCGCGGGGGTGGCGGACAGTTTAGTGATGTAGAAGCGTTCAAAAAACTGGTAAATGAAGGAGATCAGGACATAGAAGTCCGACTAGGTGAATGGTATCCGGCCAATTGA
- a CDS encoding cupin domain-containing protein, translating into MKTLFPHTIENTTGEKITFLRITVKDGIEYLEGENEVKPKAGPPMHVHYKQDESFTVTSGKLGYQIWEEEKKYAGPGETILFKAGIPHKFWNAGSDILRCTGYISPAGNLDYFLTQIFKSSNENGGQPGIFDAAFLLRRYKSEFGMSEIPQFVQNVIFPMILFVGIIIGKYKKFNDAPLPM; encoded by the coding sequence ATGAAAACCCTTTTTCCACACACGATTGAAAATACAACAGGAGAAAAAATAACTTTTTTGAGAATTACCGTTAAAGATGGGATTGAATATCTTGAAGGAGAAAATGAAGTCAAGCCTAAGGCTGGCCCTCCTATGCATGTGCACTACAAGCAAGACGAATCTTTTACAGTAACTTCAGGAAAACTAGGTTATCAAATCTGGGAGGAAGAAAAAAAATACGCTGGCCCCGGTGAAACAATATTATTCAAGGCTGGTATTCCACATAAATTTTGGAATGCTGGCAGTGATATATTGCGTTGCACAGGATATATCAGTCCTGCCGGTAACTTAGACTATTTTCTTACACAAATCTTCAAGTCATCTAATGAAAATGGCGGCCAGCCAGGCATCTTTGATGCAGCGTTTCTGCTCAGGAGATATAAGTCTGAATTCGGTATGTCGGAGATTCCGCAATTTGTTCAAAACGTAATTTTTCCTATGATCTTGTTTGTGGGTATAATCATTGGGAAGTATAAAAAATTTAATGACGCACCACTACCTATGTGA
- a CDS encoding serine hydrolase domain-containing protein, with protein MTEKEKSLQTVLDKRVDSKKVFGISFAVKKDSLVWHGTSGNLSKAQPYFIASTTKLFTTAIILKLKAESILKLDDKISNYIDKAILSGLHVYKEKEYSKELTIKHLLAHTSGLPDYFQAKGANGKSLEDELINGNDQFWTFQQAIERAKKMSPLFAPGSKNKANYSDTNFQLLGEIIEILTNKSYSENCKDLIINPLALTNTYLYQDPTDNTPKTLYYKNEELSIPKAMTSFRADGGIVSTSEDMLIFIEAFFTGKLFPSSFIDELKKWNRIFFPMRSGIGLHLFKLPWIFNPTAAVPDFIGHSGLSGSLAYYSPKENIYIAGTVNQVAHPDISFNTMIKLTQILRKK; from the coding sequence ATGACTGAAAAGGAAAAATCTTTACAGACCGTTTTAGATAAAAGAGTGGATAGTAAAAAAGTATTCGGAATATCATTTGCCGTTAAAAAGGACAGTTTAGTTTGGCATGGTACTTCCGGAAACTTATCCAAAGCCCAGCCTTACTTCATTGCAAGCACGACTAAATTATTTACGACTGCAATAATTCTAAAACTAAAAGCAGAAAGCATATTAAAACTTGATGACAAAATCAGCAACTACATAGACAAAGCTATTTTATCAGGTTTGCATGTCTACAAAGAGAAAGAGTATTCAAAAGAACTTACTATTAAACACTTACTCGCTCACACATCAGGACTTCCTGACTACTTTCAAGCTAAAGGAGCAAATGGGAAAAGTTTGGAAGACGAATTGATAAATGGCAATGACCAATTTTGGACATTTCAACAAGCGATTGAACGAGCTAAAAAGATGAGTCCCCTTTTTGCTCCGGGGAGTAAGAATAAAGCAAATTATTCAGATACAAACTTTCAGTTATTGGGTGAAATCATTGAAATCCTAACCAACAAGTCATATTCCGAAAACTGCAAGGATTTAATCATTAACCCACTTGCGCTGACAAACACCTATTTATATCAAGACCCAACAGACAATACACCAAAGACTCTTTATTACAAAAACGAGGAACTCAGCATACCAAAAGCAATGACCTCTTTTAGAGCGGATGGAGGCATAGTATCAACATCAGAAGATATGCTTATTTTTATTGAAGCATTTTTTACTGGAAAGTTGTTTCCCTCTTCATTCATTGACGAATTGAAAAAATGGAACAGAATATTTTTTCCAATGCGCTCTGGAATAGGATTACATTTATTTAAACTACCTTGGATTTTCAATCCAACCGCTGCAGTGCCTGACTTCATCGGACATTCAGGACTTTCTGGCTCATTGGCATATTATAGCCCAAAAGAAAACATCTATATTGCTGGAACGGTAAATCAGGTGGCACATCCTGATATTTCGTTTAATACTATGATAAAACTGACACAAATATTAAGGAAAAAATAG
- a CDS encoding helix-turn-helix domain-containing protein, whose translation MIDINFKNITEFNKAQNLPEPENPLFSIGHKELNADEVEKCISSQEEASYTNQFYLISLKNIVSGEIIYGRTKYDCSTGTLLFSSPNQTYTVKDIVVSSESWFIAFHEDFIRGLDIQKRIKNYNFFNYNVNEALHLSPKEEKIIKLIFKGIEAEYNNNQDEFSKDIMISHLEALLKYADRFYKRQFLNREDINKALFTRFKEILDEYFESGKLEEKGIPTVDWLAGQLGVSHRYMSDTIKAETGKTAVDQINLYLVEEAKNLLLAPNASISGTAYKLGFEYPQYFSRLFKKKTGLSPKEYIENASMN comes from the coding sequence ATGATTGATATAAACTTTAAAAATATTACGGAATTTAACAAGGCTCAGAATTTACCTGAACCAGAAAACCCCCTATTTAGCATAGGGCATAAAGAGTTAAATGCTGATGAAGTTGAAAAATGTATATCCAGCCAGGAAGAAGCAAGTTACACGAATCAGTTCTATCTTATCAGCTTGAAAAACATTGTATCAGGAGAAATTATTTATGGCCGCACAAAGTATGATTGCAGCACCGGCACCTTATTGTTTTCCTCACCGAATCAGACATATACAGTAAAAGATATAGTGGTAAGTTCAGAATCCTGGTTTATTGCTTTTCACGAAGATTTTATTCGTGGACTGGATATTCAGAAGCGGATCAAAAATTACAATTTCTTCAATTACAACGTAAACGAAGCATTGCACCTTTCTCCAAAAGAAGAAAAAATTATCAAACTTATTTTTAAAGGGATTGAAGCAGAATATAATAACAATCAGGATGAATTTAGTAAAGACATAATGATATCACACCTTGAAGCTTTGTTGAAATATGCTGATCGTTTTTATAAGCGCCAGTTTCTGAATCGTGAAGACATTAATAAAGCTCTCTTTACTCGTTTCAAAGAAATACTGGATGAGTATTTTGAATCGGGCAAATTGGAAGAAAAAGGAATCCCAACGGTAGATTGGTTGGCAGGTCAGTTAGGTGTGAGTCATCGATATATGAGTGACACCATTAAAGCTGAGACAGGAAAAACAGCCGTTGACCAAATTAATTTGTATTTGGTAGAAGAAGCAAAGAATCTATTACTTGCACCAAACGCCTCAATCTCTGGCACAGCTTATAAACTGGGCTTTGAATATCCACAATATTTTTCACGCCTTTTCAAGAAGAAAACAGGGCTTAGTCCGAAAGAATATATTGAAAATGCATCAATGAATTAA